The Lycium barbarum isolate Lr01 chromosome 9, ASM1917538v2, whole genome shotgun sequence genome has a segment encoding these proteins:
- the LOC132608818 gene encoding probable ADP-ribosylation factor GTPase-activating protein AGD11 isoform X3 produces the protein MSIHHQGNADSNNVTGSCLYELLQMESSCSGLQPERRQRSSSPRHRLQRLLSESGNRSCADCGSPDPKWVSLSLGVFICIKCSGVHRSLGVHISKVLSVKLDEWTDDQVDSMIEMGGNTAANMKYEASIPDNYRKPRPESSIEERTDFISLSCSLAIDKRHYEKQSTGHRIHGIGHAFRNSWRRKESEHRTTKKSNSMAGMVEFIGLIKVNVVRGTNLAVRDVVTSDPYVILSLGSQSVKTRVIKNNLNPVWNEKLMLSIPENIPPLKVFVYDKDTFTTDDFMGEAEIDIQPLVTAAKASENSTLSESMLLGKWKASKDNTLVKDGLISLIDGKVKQEISVKLQNVERGVLEIELECVPLTQ, from the exons ATGTCCATTCATCATCAGGGAAATGCTGACAGCAACAATGTTACAG GTTCTTGCCTCTACGAACTTTTGCAAATGGAATCATCTTGTAGTGGTCTTCAACCAGAAAGACGACAGCGTTCTTCGA GTCCTCGACATAGACTACAGAGGCTGTTGAGTGAATCTGGCAATAGATCCTGTGCAGACTGTGGATCTCCAGATCCAAAATGGGT ATCTTTAAGTCTTGGAGTTTTTATATGTATCAAGTGCTCCGGAGTACATCGAAGCCTTGGAGTGCACATATCGAAG GTTCTATCAGTGAAGCTCGACGAGTGGACAGACGACCAGGTTGATAGTATGATAGAGATGGGTGGAAATACTGCGGCAAACATGAAGTACGAAGCTTCCATTCCTGATAATTACAGGAAGCCCAGACCCGAGTCATCAATAGAAGAGCGTACTGACTTTATCAG CCTTTCTTGTAGTTTGGCCATCGATAAGAGACATTATGAGAAGCAATCCACTGGGCATCGCATCCATGGCATAGGCCATGCATTTCGGAATAGCTGGAGAAGGAAAGAATCTGAACACAGGACCACCAAGAAAAGTAACTCGATG GCAGGtatggttgaatttataggattAATAAAAGTCAATGTGGTGAGAGGGACCAATCTAGCTGTTCGTGATGTGGTAACAAGTGATCCTTATGTAATTCTCTCCTTGGGAAGCCAG TCAGTCAAGACGCGTGTCATAAAGAACAATCTTAACCCAGTTTGGAATGAAAAGCTAATGTTGTCAATCCCAGAAAATATTCCTCCTTTAAAAGTG TTTGTGTATGACAAGGATACGTTTACAACGGACGACTTCATGGGGGAAGCTGAGATTGATATCCAGCCCCTTGTTACTGCTGCAAAAGCATCTGAAAATTCAACACTTAGTGAATCAATGCTGCTTGGGAAATGGAAAGCAAGCAAAGACAACACTTTAGTTAAAGATGGTCTAATCAGTCTAATAGATGGTAAGGTGAAACAGGAGATTAGTGTGAAGCTTCAGAATGTTGAAAGAGGAGTACTTGAGATTGAGCTTGAATGTGTTCCTCTCACACAATAG
- the LOC132608818 gene encoding probable ADP-ribosylation factor GTPase-activating protein AGD11 isoform X4 produces MSIHHQGNADSNNVTGSCLYELLQMESSCSGLQPERRQRSSSPRHRLQRLLSESGNRSCADCGSPDPKWVSLSLGVFICIKCSGVHRSLGVHISKVLSVKLDEWTDDQVDSMIEMGGNTAANMKYEASIPDNYRKPRPESSIEERTDFISLAIDKRHYEKQSTGHRIHGIGHAFRNSWRRKESEHRTTKKSNSMAGMVEFIGLIKVNVVRGTNLAVRDVVTSDPYVILSLGSQSVKTRVIKNNLNPVWNEKLMLSIPENIPPLKVFVYDKDTFTTDDFMGEAEIDIQPLVTAAKASENSTLSESMLLGKWKASKDNTLVKDGLISLIDGKVKQEISVKLQNVERGVLEIELECVPLTQ; encoded by the exons ATGTCCATTCATCATCAGGGAAATGCTGACAGCAACAATGTTACAG GTTCTTGCCTCTACGAACTTTTGCAAATGGAATCATCTTGTAGTGGTCTTCAACCAGAAAGACGACAGCGTTCTTCGA GTCCTCGACATAGACTACAGAGGCTGTTGAGTGAATCTGGCAATAGATCCTGTGCAGACTGTGGATCTCCAGATCCAAAATGGGT ATCTTTAAGTCTTGGAGTTTTTATATGTATCAAGTGCTCCGGAGTACATCGAAGCCTTGGAGTGCACATATCGAAG GTTCTATCAGTGAAGCTCGACGAGTGGACAGACGACCAGGTTGATAGTATGATAGAGATGGGTGGAAATACTGCGGCAAACATGAAGTACGAAGCTTCCATTCCTGATAATTACAGGAAGCCCAGACCCGAGTCATCAATAGAAGAGCGTACTGACTTTATCAG TTTGGCCATCGATAAGAGACATTATGAGAAGCAATCCACTGGGCATCGCATCCATGGCATAGGCCATGCATTTCGGAATAGCTGGAGAAGGAAAGAATCTGAACACAGGACCACCAAGAAAAGTAACTCGATG GCAGGtatggttgaatttataggattAATAAAAGTCAATGTGGTGAGAGGGACCAATCTAGCTGTTCGTGATGTGGTAACAAGTGATCCTTATGTAATTCTCTCCTTGGGAAGCCAG TCAGTCAAGACGCGTGTCATAAAGAACAATCTTAACCCAGTTTGGAATGAAAAGCTAATGTTGTCAATCCCAGAAAATATTCCTCCTTTAAAAGTG TTTGTGTATGACAAGGATACGTTTACAACGGACGACTTCATGGGGGAAGCTGAGATTGATATCCAGCCCCTTGTTACTGCTGCAAAAGCATCTGAAAATTCAACACTTAGTGAATCAATGCTGCTTGGGAAATGGAAAGCAAGCAAAGACAACACTTTAGTTAAAGATGGTCTAATCAGTCTAATAGATGGTAAGGTGAAACAGGAGATTAGTGTGAAGCTTCAGAATGTTGAAAGAGGAGTACTTGAGATTGAGCTTGAATGTGTTCCTCTCACACAATAG
- the LOC132608818 gene encoding probable ADP-ribosylation factor GTPase-activating protein AGD11 isoform X1 — MSIHHQGNADSNNVTGSCLYELLQMESSCSGLQPERRQRSSSPRHRLQRLLSESGNRSCADCGSPDPKWVSLSLGVFICIKCSGVHRSLGVHISKVLSVKLDEWTDDQVDSMIEMGGNTAANMKYEASIPDNYRKPRPESSIEERTDFIRRKYEMQQFLNSDVQIVCPFPPSSSSRCNSLSLSCSLAIDKRHYEKQSTGHRIHGIGHAFRNSWRRKESEHRTTKKSNSMAGMVEFIGLIKVNVVRGTNLAVRDVVTSDPYVILSLGSQSVKTRVIKNNLNPVWNEKLMLSIPENIPPLKVFVYDKDTFTTDDFMGEAEIDIQPLVTAAKASENSTLSESMLLGKWKASKDNTLVKDGLISLIDGKVKQEISVKLQNVERGVLEIELECVPLTQ, encoded by the exons ATGTCCATTCATCATCAGGGAAATGCTGACAGCAACAATGTTACAG GTTCTTGCCTCTACGAACTTTTGCAAATGGAATCATCTTGTAGTGGTCTTCAACCAGAAAGACGACAGCGTTCTTCGA GTCCTCGACATAGACTACAGAGGCTGTTGAGTGAATCTGGCAATAGATCCTGTGCAGACTGTGGATCTCCAGATCCAAAATGGGT ATCTTTAAGTCTTGGAGTTTTTATATGTATCAAGTGCTCCGGAGTACATCGAAGCCTTGGAGTGCACATATCGAAG GTTCTATCAGTGAAGCTCGACGAGTGGACAGACGACCAGGTTGATAGTATGATAGAGATGGGTGGAAATACTGCGGCAAACATGAAGTACGAAGCTTCCATTCCTGATAATTACAGGAAGCCCAGACCCGAGTCATCAATAGAAGAGCGTACTGACTTTATCAG GAGAAAATATGAGATGCAGCAATTTCTAAACTCTGATGTACAGATTGTCTGCCCCTTCCCACCATCATCGTCCTCACGCTGCAATTCCTTAAGCCTTTCTTGTAGTTTGGCCATCGATAAGAGACATTATGAGAAGCAATCCACTGGGCATCGCATCCATGGCATAGGCCATGCATTTCGGAATAGCTGGAGAAGGAAAGAATCTGAACACAGGACCACCAAGAAAAGTAACTCGATG GCAGGtatggttgaatttataggattAATAAAAGTCAATGTGGTGAGAGGGACCAATCTAGCTGTTCGTGATGTGGTAACAAGTGATCCTTATGTAATTCTCTCCTTGGGAAGCCAG TCAGTCAAGACGCGTGTCATAAAGAACAATCTTAACCCAGTTTGGAATGAAAAGCTAATGTTGTCAATCCCAGAAAATATTCCTCCTTTAAAAGTG TTTGTGTATGACAAGGATACGTTTACAACGGACGACTTCATGGGGGAAGCTGAGATTGATATCCAGCCCCTTGTTACTGCTGCAAAAGCATCTGAAAATTCAACACTTAGTGAATCAATGCTGCTTGGGAAATGGAAAGCAAGCAAAGACAACACTTTAGTTAAAGATGGTCTAATCAGTCTAATAGATGGTAAGGTGAAACAGGAGATTAGTGTGAAGCTTCAGAATGTTGAAAGAGGAGTACTTGAGATTGAGCTTGAATGTGTTCCTCTCACACAATAG
- the LOC132608818 gene encoding probable ADP-ribosylation factor GTPase-activating protein AGD11 isoform X2: MESSCSGLQPERRQRSSSPRHRLQRLLSESGNRSCADCGSPDPKWVSLSLGVFICIKCSGVHRSLGVHISKVLSVKLDEWTDDQVDSMIEMGGNTAANMKYEASIPDNYRKPRPESSIEERTDFIRRKYEMQQFLNSDVQIVCPFPPSSSSRCNSLSLSCSLAIDKRHYEKQSTGHRIHGIGHAFRNSWRRKESEHRTTKKSNSMAGMVEFIGLIKVNVVRGTNLAVRDVVTSDPYVILSLGSQSVKTRVIKNNLNPVWNEKLMLSIPENIPPLKVFVYDKDTFTTDDFMGEAEIDIQPLVTAAKASENSTLSESMLLGKWKASKDNTLVKDGLISLIDGKVKQEISVKLQNVERGVLEIELECVPLTQ; encoded by the exons ATGGAATCATCTTGTAGTGGTCTTCAACCAGAAAGACGACAGCGTTCTTCGA GTCCTCGACATAGACTACAGAGGCTGTTGAGTGAATCTGGCAATAGATCCTGTGCAGACTGTGGATCTCCAGATCCAAAATGGGT ATCTTTAAGTCTTGGAGTTTTTATATGTATCAAGTGCTCCGGAGTACATCGAAGCCTTGGAGTGCACATATCGAAG GTTCTATCAGTGAAGCTCGACGAGTGGACAGACGACCAGGTTGATAGTATGATAGAGATGGGTGGAAATACTGCGGCAAACATGAAGTACGAAGCTTCCATTCCTGATAATTACAGGAAGCCCAGACCCGAGTCATCAATAGAAGAGCGTACTGACTTTATCAG GAGAAAATATGAGATGCAGCAATTTCTAAACTCTGATGTACAGATTGTCTGCCCCTTCCCACCATCATCGTCCTCACGCTGCAATTCCTTAAGCCTTTCTTGTAGTTTGGCCATCGATAAGAGACATTATGAGAAGCAATCCACTGGGCATCGCATCCATGGCATAGGCCATGCATTTCGGAATAGCTGGAGAAGGAAAGAATCTGAACACAGGACCACCAAGAAAAGTAACTCGATG GCAGGtatggttgaatttataggattAATAAAAGTCAATGTGGTGAGAGGGACCAATCTAGCTGTTCGTGATGTGGTAACAAGTGATCCTTATGTAATTCTCTCCTTGGGAAGCCAG TCAGTCAAGACGCGTGTCATAAAGAACAATCTTAACCCAGTTTGGAATGAAAAGCTAATGTTGTCAATCCCAGAAAATATTCCTCCTTTAAAAGTG TTTGTGTATGACAAGGATACGTTTACAACGGACGACTTCATGGGGGAAGCTGAGATTGATATCCAGCCCCTTGTTACTGCTGCAAAAGCATCTGAAAATTCAACACTTAGTGAATCAATGCTGCTTGGGAAATGGAAAGCAAGCAAAGACAACACTTTAGTTAAAGATGGTCTAATCAGTCTAATAGATGGTAAGGTGAAACAGGAGATTAGTGTGAAGCTTCAGAATGTTGAAAGAGGAGTACTTGAGATTGAGCTTGAATGTGTTCCTCTCACACAATAG